Proteins co-encoded in one Flavivirga eckloniae genomic window:
- a CDS encoding FixH family protein translates to MKINWGTGIVIAFIGFISFIMYFIITMNVDDKYDHDLVTEDYYAEELEYQKDIDKLENAKELEENITYKKTAEGLIIQFPEAIDIKKITGKVFLYRPSNKHLDFDTAISLSKPTLLIPDNRLVDGRWNIKIDWQYNGISYLFKESINY, encoded by the coding sequence ATGAAAATAAACTGGGGAACAGGAATTGTAATTGCTTTTATAGGCTTTATAAGCTTTATAATGTATTTCATTATCACTATGAACGTAGATGATAAATACGACCATGATCTTGTAACTGAAGATTATTACGCCGAAGAATTGGAATATCAAAAAGATATAGACAAACTAGAAAACGCTAAAGAATTAGAAGAGAATATTACATATAAAAAAACAGCCGAAGGGTTAATTATTCAATTTCCTGAGGCTATTGATATTAAAAAAATAACTGGAAAAGTATTCCTATATAGACCATCTAACAAACACTTAGATTTTGATACTGCTATTTCATTATCTAAACCCACTTTGCTCATACCTGACAATCGTTTGGTAGATGGTCGTTGGAATATTAAAATCGATTGGCAATATAATGGAATTTCTTATTTATTTAAGGAATCCATCAATTATTAA
- the ccoG gene encoding cytochrome c oxidase accessory protein CcoG produces the protein METPENETFRDSIGTVTEEGKRAWVFPKKPSGKFYKYRKWVSYGLLAFLLLSPFVKIGGNQFLMFNVLERRFNIFGFPFWPQDFHLFVVSMIIGVIFITLFTVAFGRIFCGWICPQTIFMEMVFRRIEYWIEGDRGKQIRLSKQPWNAEKIRKKGLKLFIFTVISFLIANVFLAYLIGSDKLVQYIIDGPFSHLSTLISLLIFTAVFYFVFAWFREQVCIIACPYGRLQGALLDTKSIVVAYDHKRGEAENGRKKFRKNEDRQALGHGDCIDCFQCVNVCPTGIDIRNGTQLECVNCTACIDECDHIMESINLPKGLIRYASEENIEKKVPFKLTARMKGYIAVLSILIGLLTGMLFLRNDVEANVLRLPGQLYEHKENNIISNVFTYKLVNKTTKEIDNVRFKLLSHKGTLKLVATSDSFVVPSQGIAEGTLFIEINNSALSGDRNKIKIGVYANDELIETTTANFLGPRSYK, from the coding sequence TTGGAAACCCCAGAAAACGAAACGTTTAGAGACTCAATAGGTACCGTTACCGAAGAAGGTAAACGTGCTTGGGTATTTCCAAAAAAACCTAGCGGAAAATTTTACAAATACCGTAAATGGGTGAGTTATGGATTGCTGGCTTTTTTATTACTGTCTCCTTTTGTAAAGATAGGTGGAAACCAGTTTTTAATGTTCAACGTATTAGAACGTCGTTTTAATATTTTTGGATTTCCGTTTTGGCCACAAGACTTTCATTTGTTTGTGGTTTCTATGATTATTGGTGTTATTTTCATAACGCTATTTACAGTAGCTTTTGGTAGAATTTTCTGTGGATGGATTTGTCCGCAAACCATTTTTATGGAAATGGTTTTTCGCAGAATTGAATATTGGATTGAAGGCGACAGAGGGAAGCAAATAAGACTTTCTAAACAACCTTGGAATGCAGAAAAGATTAGAAAGAAAGGGCTGAAGCTTTTTATTTTTACGGTAATTTCCTTTTTAATTGCCAATGTATTTCTGGCATATTTAATTGGAAGTGACAAACTCGTTCAATACATCATTGATGGTCCTTTTAGTCATTTAAGCACCTTGATTTCATTGTTGATTTTTACAGCGGTGTTTTACTTTGTCTTTGCATGGTTTAGAGAGCAAGTGTGTATTATTGCCTGTCCTTACGGAAGATTACAGGGCGCGCTTTTAGACACTAAATCTATTGTGGTTGCTTACGACCATAAACGAGGTGAAGCAGAAAATGGAAGAAAGAAGTTTAGAAAAAATGAAGACAGACAAGCTTTAGGACATGGCGATTGTATTGATTGTTTTCAATGTGTTAATGTATGTCCTACCGGTATCGACATTAGAAATGGTACACAACTAGAATGTGTAAACTGTACTGCTTGTATAGATGAATGCGATCATATTATGGAAAGCATTAATCTGCCAAAAGGTTTAATTAGATATGCCAGCGAAGAAAACATTGAGAAAAAAGTACCTTTTAAACTAACAGCCAGAATGAAAGGCTACATTGCAGTGCTTTCTATATTAATTGGTTTGTTAACTGGTATGCTCTTTTTAAGAAACGATGTAGAAGCTAATGTATTAAGATTGCCTGGGCAATTGTACGAGCATAAAGAAAATAATATAATAAGTAACGTATTTACCTATAAATTGGTAAATAAAACAACAAAAGAAATTGATAATGTCCGCTTTAAATTATTATCGCATAAAGGCACATTAAAATTAGTAGCAACTAGCGATAGTTTTGTAGTACCCAGCCAAGGAATAGCAGAAGGGACGCTTTTTATCGAAATAAATAATTCGGCATTATCTGGAGATAGAAATAAAATAAAGATTGGCGTATATGCAAACGACGAATTAATTGAAACGACTACGGCTAATTTTTTAGGTCCGAGGAGTTATAAATAG